GGACTTACCttcttaaataaactttattaaataatCCAAATACATAATCAATACAATATCACATTTATGCAAATTTATACACAAATGCGACACATCCACAATgcaattacacacacaaactaagTCCAACAGAGTCCAGGGATATTTAGATTTTCTGTGCATGGTTTGCAGTCGTTTCAGTTCAAACGTTAtctgtttaaaaacaacttCTGCAGGGATTTGGATCTGTTGTGTTACCATTCTACACCTCGTTTTCCATAGTTTACAGTTTGTAACACGAACAATCAACCAATAGAAGTCCTTGACATTCTTTGACAAACTTTCCTCAAAATTACCAAACATTATAGTCTTAACATTTATATCAAACTTAACACCGAGAGCTTTTAGTCTTTCCCACACAACCACAGATCGATCACAGTGAAGTAAGAGGTGTTCAATAGTCTCATCTTCCTCACAGTCAGCCGACGGGCACACTTTCGCGGTGACATAGCAGCTCCACTTAACGACACATCGCACAGCCAATCTCTCCACACTGATCAGCCATGCTGTGTCTCATGTTCTCTGAGATCTGCCTGGACTGAATGTTTCTGATGCATATCTTACTCTCTGCTTCACTGGGGTGTTTATGTGGATAAAGACCTCCATAAATGTGTTCGCTTATAATGCGATATAATCCGGACTTATAATCACTCCACACAGTGTTTACCAAGCACTATGAATACCAATAAAAAGACTCAGTAAATAAGCCGCTCTTTGTAATATGAGTAATTGTATAAAAGCAGCGCCGAATATGTATTTTAACTATATGTATTTAAATTTGCAGGTCAGAGAAAGCACAAATACTGAACCTGAAAGTACGAGAATAAGAGATATTTTCATATGTGGGAACAATGTTACTGAGTGAGCTCTTGAATTGTGTTTGCCAGGCTGCATATAGAAAATGGGaaacaaaataacaatattaatTCATAATATTAGTCATAATGATCAATGACATCATTTCATACAATAGTTCAGCATATGCAATTAGgagtttaatgttatttatttcataGCAGTATTTACCTAGTGTGTTTTTCTTGATTCCGTCGTTTGtggtgttttctctgtagcatCTGTTGCATGTGGCTCCACCTCCCGTGTCTTGGCTTCAACTAGGTCCTGTAGAGGAGCATAAGAGGCGTGTACGGAGCTGCAGCTCTTCATTCGTGTTCGTTGACTGACTGAAGATCTCGAGAAGATGTCTGGCCGAGGTAAGGGAGGCAAAGGTCTTGGGAAAGGAGGCGCAAAGCGTCATCGCAAAGTTCTTCGCGACAACATCCAGGGCATCACCAAGCCGGCTATCCGCCGTTTGGCTCGCCGTGGCGGCGTCAAGCGTATTTCTGGTCTGATCTATGAGGAAACCCGCGGTGTGCTTAAAGTATTCCTGGAGAACGTGATCAGGGATGCCGTCACTTACACCGAGCACGCCAAGAGAAAGACCGTCACCGCTATGGATGTGGTTTACGCCTTGAAGCGCCAGGGACGCACCCTGTACGGCTTCGGCGGCTAAACGCTCGACTCGACCAGCACTAAACCCAACGGCTCTTCTAAGAGCCACCCATATACCCACCAAAAGAGCTGTTATacccctttttatttattaatatttataagtTATAATCTTTTTGACTTTTAATATATGATAACCGAGTGACTGGTCTAATACCAAAATAACTGGAGAGGGAGTTGGACAGAATATTCAAACTAGCCTGACGGTCCCAGGAAGTCTTTaaaattttgtgtaattttgtcATGCTCTTTCATGTGTTGATGGGCGTATATATGTGTTGATGAAAtcagaagaaaaaatatatgtaaaacaaGCGTGATTGGGATGAAAGTATTGTAGAGAAAACAACTGAAAACGCTAAAAATGCGCGGGAATGTTAACAAAGGGAAGTCTTTAGCtgtgaggaagaggaagaggaggggtTGGGCAAGCGAGTCCTTGATTGTTGTCCAATCATCGTTTGACAGCGTTCCGAGGGGCGGAGCTTCTCCTACTTTGAATGTCGGAGTCTAAATAAGCGGCTGCGCGCGGCTCCTCCTCATTCTTCAGTCGTACTCGAAGAGAAGAGCGATGCCTGAGCCAGCAAAGTCCGCCCCGAAGAAGGGATCCAAGAAAGCCGTGACCAAGACGGCCGGCAAAGGAGGCAAGAAGCGCAGAAAGACCAGGAAGGAGAGCTACGCTATCTACGTGTACAAGGTGCTGAAGCAGGTCCACCCCGACACCGGCATCTCCTCCAAGGCGATGGGCATCATGAACTCGTTCGTCAACGACATTTTCGAGCGCATCGCCGGTGAGTCGTCCCGTTTGGCTCATTACAACAAGCGCTCCACCATCACTTCCAGGGAGATCCAGACCGCCGTGCGTCTGCTTCTTCCCGGCGAGCTGGCCAAGCACGCCGTGTCCGAGGGCACCAAGGCCGTCACCAAGTACACCAGCTCCAAGTAGAAAGCGGAGAAGACTTTCTCAACCCCAACggctcttttaagagccacCCACGGTTTCATATAAAgagctttttttgtgtttcatgTAACGCGAGATAATCGTTCGACGAAAGTTGGGTAACTTTGTTTGAGTCCGTGTTCCCGCGCAATTTCTCAGTCTCCTTATGTAATACAAGGTTCACTAAAACTgactttattttgatgtttgtgttttggcgTAGTTTGAATAATCAAGTGAGTTCAGCATATGGTAAAATGTtggttaatataataatatactaatactactaatataCTAATTCTCTGACTTAATGGGGATGATAGAAAACAGCAGCTAAGAATGCGCGGGAAGATTAAGAAAAGGAAAGTGTTTAgcaggagggggaggagggaggagggagtTGGGCAAGTTGAAGATATGTAGAGATTTTTGTAATATTGCCATGTAGAGGGTCGAGTTTAACACCCCTGCTTTATTGTGTGGTTAGTGGTGTGTTATGTACTAAAATCttatataaatgtgtttctaCCTGAAATGTATAttatacagaaaaaacagaggCCTCTTTTAGTTATCATGCTTCTATGTTGTGGAACTCCATTCCACCTTTTAGTAAACAGCTCAGTGCACACTTTTAAGACACATTTGAAAGCGTATCTCTATTTTCttgttgtttcttttcttcctttacATGCATTTGTGGATAGAAAATGGGTGCCCagttatgtatgtttgtattatTACGagctgtttatttacatattatgttAGTGTTCTTGTGTGTTTTATACATTTGAAGGCTTTCCAGAGTGGAGTCAGAagaggcctgtgtgtgtgtgtgtgtgtgtgtgtgtgtgtgtgtgtgtgtgtaacaaaagaaaagccATCAAACTgcataaaatactaaaaataaaacatttataaattaataaatatataaaagttaGTCATATCTTGCAGAGACATGCTGAACttggaaacatttttaaaaattaattatttctaaaataaatacGCATTAAATAAGCAAAAGTAAAAAAGGTTGGAGGCTAGGCCTTTAGGTCTGTGATGCAGAGCAGTGCCAAGTATTAGGCTCATTATAGAGTTAGCATAAGGAAAATAGGCCTTCTATCGTActtggggtcaatttgaccccattCAATGTTTATCATTCAAAAAATAGTAGTTGACTTTTATTCTTTTGCTTCACATTTCATGACCTTTCCTAATTTGATGGGGACAACTGATAAACTTGTCGTGATGATATTTTTTCAATGTGCTGAACACATATTGCACGCATTGGTCGTCCTcaggggtcaatttgaccccaagctgttttagctgttaaaACTTGTCTGTGTGTGACCTAACATGACCACACCTGCAGGTGCAATTGATACATTTGAGTTGATATATTTTTCCGCACCATgggcatgagtgtgtgtgtgagtgtgtgtgacctTCTGAACTCACAACTgtcaaagtagaactgttttttCCCGCACTGGAGGCCGGGTTATTCCTGCAAGGAGGGGGGAGCAAATCTAAAAGCTTGCATCTCAGTCCTCTATCCAAATCATTCCTCATTGTGCTCTGAGTATACTGCAATCTGCACACTCTCTCTTTGAAAATGTCTTCTGGGAAAAGGTTTACTGTCGAAGATGTTTTGGAACAGCTCTTGGACAGTGAAAGTGACTTAGAGGAGATTGTCTCTGAGACAGAGGACTGTGTTCAGGAGGACCCTGATTTTGAGGAATTCTCATCTGATGACAATGAGAGTGTTGACCCTCCTGTTGTCCCTCAACCACCTGCAGACACGATCTCTTCCAAAAATGGAAAGATACTATGGTCCCTTTCCCCACTGAAACAGCAGGGTAGACGTAGCGCTAGTAATATTATCAAAATGGTTCCAGGACCCACCAGATATGCAGTCAGCCATGTTGATGTCCTCAAGTCATTATTCAAGCTTTTCGTAACGCCATCGATAAAAAAATATTGTGCTTGGGATGACAAATTTAGAGGGGGAAGCGTGTATATGGGGACAGTTGGAAAGACTTGGATGTACTTGACTTGGAAGCCTACATTGGCTTGCTAATTTTGGCAGGAGTTTACGAGCCAAAAGGTAAAGCAACAGCAAGCCTTTGGAATGCTGAGACTGGAAGAGCAATATTTCCAGCCACCAGGTCTCTGAAGACATTCCATATTTTGTCTCGTGTCATACACTTTGatgacaaacaaacaaggcAGGGCAGACGAGAACGTGCCAAACTTGCGGCAATAAGGGATGTGTGGGACAAGTGGGTGCAGCGTTTACCCCTGCTTTATAATCCAGACCATCACGTCTGTCGATGAGTGCTTGGTTGCGTTTCGTGGGCGCTGTCCATTCAGACAGTATATGCCTAGCAAACCTGCCAAATATGGCATCAAAATATGGGCAGCATATGATGCACAGTCCAGCTTTGCCTGGAATATGCAGGTGTACACGTGCAAATCTCCTGGCGAAGCACCAGAAAAAAATCAGGGCATAAGGGTTGTGCTTGATATGGCTGAAGGACTGCATGGGCATAACATTACGTGTGATCATTTTTTCACGTCTTGCTCCCTGGGTGAGGAACTTCTCAAATGGAAGGTTACAACGTTGGGGACAGTGAGAAAGAATAAACCCGAGCTTCCCTCTGAACGTCTTGCTGTCAAGAACAGGAACAGGAAGGTAACATC
This sequence is a window from Pygocentrus nattereri isolate fPygNat1 chromosome 20, fPygNat1.pri, whole genome shotgun sequence. Protein-coding genes within it:
- the LOC108420573 gene encoding histone H2B-like, with amino-acid sequence MPEPAKSAPKKGSKKAVTKTAGKGGKKRRKTRKESYAIYVYKVLKQVHPDTGISSKAMGIMNSFVNDIFERIAGESSRLAHYNKRSTITSREIQTAVRLLLPGELAKHAVSEGTKAVTKYTSSK